A genomic window from Ignavibacteria bacterium includes:
- the apaG gene encoding Co2+/Mg2+ efflux protein ApaG: MQNVTTAHQIGSDTTTEGVRVQVFPEYIPEQSSPEVNRYSFGYRVIITNTGERKVKLLSRHWLIINSDGDQETVDGPGVVGYTPELEAGESFEYSSHCPLNTNWGTMEGSYTMMRSDGTRFEAKIERFYLVSDEVLA, encoded by the coding sequence ATGCAAAACGTAACTACCGCTCATCAGATAGGTTCTGATACAACTACCGAAGGAGTAAGGGTTCAGGTATTCCCTGAATATATCCCCGAACAATCAAGCCCCGAAGTTAACCGTTATTCTTTCGGTTACAGGGTTATAATAACCAATACAGGCGAACGCAAGGTTAAGCTGCTTTCGCGGCACTGGCTTATAATTAATTCCGATGGTGACCAGGAAACTGTCGACGGCCCGGGCGTTGTGGGCTATACACCGGAGCTTGAAGCCGGCGAATCTTTTGAATACTCAAGCCACTGCCCGCTGAACACCAACTGGGGCACAATGGAAGGCAGCTATACCATGATGCGGAGTGACGGTACCCGTTTTGAGGCTAAAATTGAAAGATTTTACCTTGTAAGCGATGAAGTACTGGCTTAA
- a CDS encoding hydroxyacid dehydrogenase, which translates to MKILFLSKLSKDWDAPLKRLKDEFPGIEFKINDNPADRIDELGTSDAVIAGRLTAGEIESAKKLKAVIVPFTGLNNFPLDVINQNSITLYNTHANAPYVAEHSVSLALALLGKINEFHNDLKNGKWNRTKEADDMWTTIRNKRIGILGYGHIGRFISKYLKVFDCYTIGFKRNVDGVKDYHADEITNKLDEVIAKSDVLFNILPLNPETKHIINAEKIAQMKGKYLITVGRGETISEEALYNGLKDGTLAGAAIDVWYKYPGKSEGPVMPANYPFWELPNVIMSPHKSAHTSEAVNAMIEDTCNNIRNFIISNR; encoded by the coding sequence ATGAAAATATTATTTTTAAGCAAGCTTAGTAAAGACTGGGATGCGCCTTTAAAAAGATTAAAGGATGAATTTCCGGGGATTGAATTTAAAATTAATGATAATCCCGCAGACCGTATTGATGAGCTGGGTACATCAGATGCCGTTATAGCAGGGAGGCTTACAGCCGGGGAAATAGAATCAGCAAAAAAGCTGAAGGCAGTAATTGTTCCATTTACGGGATTGAATAATTTTCCGTTAGATGTTATCAACCAAAACAGCATTACACTTTATAACACCCATGCAAACGCTCCATATGTTGCAGAACACTCTGTTTCGCTTGCACTGGCTCTGCTTGGAAAAATTAATGAATTTCACAATGATCTAAAAAACGGAAAATGGAACCGCACCAAAGAAGCTGATGATATGTGGACAACTATAAGAAACAAAAGAATCGGAATACTTGGTTACGGGCATATAGGTAGATTTATTTCAAAATATCTGAAGGTATTTGATTGTTATACGATAGGTTTTAAAAGAAACGTTGATGGCGTAAAAGATTATCATGCTGATGAAATAACGAACAAATTAGATGAGGTAATTGCCAAAAGTGATGTATTATTCAATATTTTGCCTTTAAATCCGGAAACAAAGCATATAATAAATGCTGAAAAAATTGCTCAAATGAAGGGAAAATATTTAATTACTGTTGGAAGGGGTGAAACAATTTCTGAAGAAGCGCTGTATAACGGATTAAAGGATGGAACATTGGCAGGTGCAGCAATTGATGTTTGGTATAAATACCCGGGCAAAAGTGAAGGGCCTGTAATGCCGGCAAATTACCCGTTTTGGGAGCTGCCGAATGTAATTATGTCTCCGCATAAATCTGCTCACACATCAGAAGCTGTGAATGCAATGATAGAAGATACCTGCAATAACATCCGGAATTTCATAATTTCGAACAGGTAA
- a CDS encoding DUF427 domain-containing protein, translating to MKPIKPKAGEESVWDYPRPPRIEDFKGNIKIIHNGIIIAESKNAKRVLETSHPPVYYLPPEDVKMKMFEKAQNHSFCEWKGEASYYHLDTGGDNQVRYVCWYYPDPVPEFAKLKDHLAFYAQKLDECYVNDELVTPQPGKFYGGWITKNIVGPFKGEEGSEGW from the coding sequence ATGAAACCGATAAAACCAAAAGCCGGTGAAGAAAGTGTGTGGGATTACCCAAGGCCTCCTCGAATAGAAGATTTTAAAGGTAATATAAAAATAATCCATAACGGTATTATTATCGCTGAATCTAAAAATGCCAAACGTGTCCTTGAAACTTCACACCCGCCGGTATATTACCTGCCGCCTGAGGATGTAAAAATGAAGATGTTTGAAAAGGCTCAGAATCACTCTTTTTGCGAATGGAAAGGCGAGGCAAGCTATTACCATCTGGATACAGGCGGTGATAATCAGGTAAGGTATGTTTGCTGGTACTACCCTGACCCGGTACCGGAATTTGCGAAATTGAAAGATCATTTGGCGTTCTACGCACAGAAGCTGGATGAATGTTATGTAAATGATGAGCTTGTTACACCGCAGCCCGGCAAATTTTACGGAGGGTGGATAACGAAGAATATTGTAGGACCGTTTAAGGGTGAAGAGGGTTCTGAAGGATGGTAG
- a CDS encoding calcium:proton antiporter, with the protein MIVKFLRKELSFLLALTAIAALSAFGSHPVIKESLLLEAVLFVLVFSVIIYAALGVVHHAELLAYKFGEPYGTMILTLSAVTVEIIMIASMMTHGDSDPAIARDTIFSTLMILLNGLTGLIMLIGGLKYGEQKYNIKSTNSFFSMIFGIVGIGLFLPLVIPQVSYDVYEIFLVIICLLLYIFFLRMQSKEHNYYFKFEGAKKNISGEHEHLPPKKDISTFYNFIMLIATIAVISVLAESLSVFVDDGIAKLHLPSAAAGLIIAIIIVSPEALTAIRAGLNDDMQRVINISLGSMLSTVSLTIPAVLIVGLLISQDVMLGLTPLQSVMVIVSLLVGILSCKDGESNALQGFIHFILFITFVFLIFV; encoded by the coding sequence ATGATAGTAAAATTTCTCAGGAAAGAACTCTCCTTTCTGCTTGCCTTGACGGCAATTGCAGCCTTATCTGCTTTTGGCAGTCACCCTGTTATTAAAGAATCATTACTTCTTGAAGCCGTATTATTTGTACTGGTATTTAGCGTAATAATATATGCGGCTTTGGGAGTAGTGCATCACGCAGAGCTGCTTGCTTATAAATTCGGTGAGCCATACGGAACGATGATATTGACGCTTTCAGCTGTAACAGTTGAAATTATCATGATAGCATCAATGATGACGCATGGAGATTCAGATCCGGCTATTGCCAGGGATACAATATTTTCAACCCTGATGATCCTGCTTAACGGACTAACAGGGCTTATTATGCTGATAGGTGGACTTAAATACGGTGAGCAAAAATACAACATAAAAAGCACCAACTCCTTCTTTTCAATGATATTCGGGATAGTAGGTATAGGGCTGTTTCTGCCGCTGGTAATTCCGCAGGTGAGTTATGATGTTTATGAAATTTTTCTTGTGATCATATGCCTGCTGCTTTATATTTTCTTTCTCAGAATGCAGTCTAAAGAGCATAATTATTATTTTAAATTCGAAGGTGCCAAAAAAAATATTTCCGGAGAGCATGAGCACCTTCCTCCGAAGAAGGATATCAGCACTTTTTATAACTTTATAATGCTTATTGCAACAATTGCAGTTATATCTGTTTTGGCTGAAAGCCTCTCGGTTTTTGTCGATGACGGTATAGCAAAGCTGCATTTACCTTCTGCTGCTGCAGGTTTGATAATTGCAATCATCATAGTTTCACCCGAAGCGCTCACAGCTATACGTGCGGGGCTGAATGATGATATGCAGCGGGTAATTAATATTTCCCTTGGCTCCATGCTTTCTACTGTAAGCTTAACTATACCGGCAGTACTTATTGTCGGTCTGCTGATAAGCCAGGATGTAATGCTTGGGTTAACTCCGCTGCAATCCGTAATGGTTATCGTTTCACTTCTTGTGGGAATACTCAGCTGTAAAGATGGGGAATCTAATGCGCTGCAGGGATTTATTCATTTTATTCTTTTCATTACATTCGTTTTCCTTATTTTTGTCTGA
- the sixA gene encoding phosphohistidine phosphatase SixA gives MDIYIIRHGVAADLDSEIVEESFRYLTIHGRNHCRIVAQRLKDMKIRFDCILSSPLVRAVQTAEVFASVMKYDEEIKTAIELIGGSTYNRFHQLIKRYSHHNSLAVFGHAPDVNLYSLSLIKDNPVKDLQLNFKNASVCKVKFDPSTAEGNFEWFLNSENMKLIEKP, from the coding sequence ATGGATATTTATATAATAAGGCACGGTGTGGCAGCTGATCTTGACAGTGAAATTGTTGAAGAAAGCTTCCGTTATTTAACTATACACGGAAGGAACCACTGCAGGATAGTAGCCCAGAGGCTGAAAGATATGAAAATTCGTTTCGACTGTATTTTATCCAGTCCTTTGGTAAGAGCGGTACAAACCGCTGAGGTTTTTGCTTCTGTGATGAAATATGATGAGGAGATCAAAACAGCTATTGAACTTATAGGCGGCAGCACTTATAATCGCTTTCACCAGCTAATTAAAAGGTATTCACATCATAATAGTTTAGCTGTTTTCGGACATGCGCCTGATGTAAATTTATATTCATTAAGCCTGATAAAGGATAACCCGGTAAAAGACCTTCAGCTTAACTTTAAAAACGCGAGTGTTTGCAAAGTAAAGTTTGATCCTTCAACAGCCGAGGGAAACTTTGAATGGTTTCTGAATTCAGAGAATATGAAGCTGATAGAAAAGCCTTAA
- a CDS encoding CapA family protein produces MYRSLILLFLFTATVSCDTLNILFLGDTHFGDNYQYDPKFSRGVNIINEYGYDYFFENVKDILLSSDISFCNLETPLTKNLTPVSSKKPYLHWSDPVNTIKYLSLNNIKNVSLGNNHVFDQGITGFTETITSLQNNAINYFGAGNNSIEAIKPLIIDEKGMKLIVFGGFEYRASYDTMYKFYADSITPGVNILDTLRMNPEISKYRNEYPSAKIIIFPHWGSNYKQANQRQITFARSWINAGADLIVGHGAHTLQQIEKFNGKWIIYNVGNFIFNAPGRYRTTGAKPYSAILKLTIENNSEKIYMYPIYTNNKTNDYQVRELGDDEFTELEEFLLKGKLEYSAYENEYFELK; encoded by the coding sequence GTGTACAGATCTTTAATACTGCTTTTTCTTTTTACAGCCACAGTCTCTTGTGATACCCTTAACATTTTATTTTTAGGTGATACTCACTTTGGCGATAATTACCAATATGACCCGAAATTCAGCAGGGGAGTGAACATAATTAATGAATATGGATATGATTACTTCTTCGAAAATGTAAAAGATATTCTCCTCTCATCAGATATTTCTTTCTGCAATCTTGAAACACCGCTGACAAAAAATCTCACTCCCGTAAGTTCAAAGAAGCCTTATCTTCACTGGTCTGATCCTGTTAATACCATAAAATATCTCAGCCTTAATAATATTAAAAATGTCAGTCTTGGCAATAACCATGTATTTGATCAGGGTATTACGGGATTTACCGAAACAATTACATCGCTCCAAAATAACGCAATTAATTATTTCGGCGCGGGTAATAACTCAATTGAAGCCATAAAACCCTTAATCATAGATGAAAAAGGAATGAAATTGATAGTTTTTGGCGGGTTTGAATACCGTGCCAGCTATGATACTATGTATAAATTCTATGCTGATTCCATTACTCCCGGAGTTAATATACTGGATACCCTGAGAATGAATCCAGAGATCTCAAAATACAGAAATGAATACCCATCGGCTAAAATAATCATTTTCCCGCATTGGGGAAGTAATTATAAACAGGCTAACCAAAGGCAAATAACATTTGCAAGAAGCTGGATTAATGCCGGGGCTGATTTAATTGTTGGACACGGCGCTCATACTTTGCAGCAAATTGAGAAGTTTAACGGAAAATGGATTATTTATAATGTCGGGAATTTTATCTTCAACGCCCCCGGAAGGTACAGAACAACCGGTGCCAAACCTTACAGCGCTATCCTGAAGCTTACAATAGAAAATAATTCTGAAAAAATATATATGTATCCAATATATACAAACAACAAAACAAATGATTACCAGGTAAGGGAGCTGGGCGATGATGAATTCACGGAACTGGAAGAGTTTCTATTGAAAGGGAAGTTAGAATATTCCGCTTATGAAAATGAATACTTTGAGCTTAAATAA
- a CDS encoding glycoside hydrolase family 97 protein: MKLYIVITFIVLFGVYPAFSQYSVTSPDGNVKVNFRLNSDGEPQYRISYKTNGFLNWSNLGLNFKESGELNSGFKISGTETNSIDETFRIYSGKSAFSRNYCNEIKISLEESSSPNRKLDLYFRAYNDGAAVRYGIPAQKSMSPFIISTEETYFSFAGDYQCWAMKKDRFRHSYEGEYREYRLSNIDNKPGDSTSYFPYITLPLTMKMNEDLYVCVSEANITNYPGMHLVKTSGKTLRSKLAPDTVYKDISVRGSAPAFSPWRLFIIGENAGDLIESNLIMNLNDPNKIPDAESWIKPGKSTWSWWAEDRGFPQDFGYQILATKTVKYYIDFAAANNFQYVTLDGGWYGWFDATKDDAVHDITKSLPELDLPEVTRYAASKGVGIILWVVWYELERQMTEALNYYQSLGVKGIKVDFMDRDDQYMTDFYKRTAEECAARKMIVTYHGAYKPDGLSRTYPNILTYEGVLGNENARWITGFPHPKHNVTLAFTRMVAGPMDYTPGSFTNVPEEKFEGRWRHPMTKGTRCQQLAMPIVYETGIQSLCESPKIYEMYPEFDLYRQLPGTWDSTIVIDGKIGEYIIIARKFKDSWFIGGMTNSDSRDVNFGLSFLGSGRYDAMIYSDASDGSTNPEKVIISKLNTGSSNKIALKMVKGGGFAAIFNKIK; this comes from the coding sequence ATGAAATTATATATTGTAATAACATTTATAGTCTTATTCGGTGTTTATCCAGCCTTTTCGCAGTATTCCGTTACTTCACCTGACGGAAATGTAAAAGTAAATTTCAGGTTGAATTCCGATGGTGAACCTCAATACAGAATTTCGTACAAAACAAATGGATTTTTAAACTGGTCAAACCTGGGTCTGAATTTCAAAGAATCAGGTGAGCTTAACAGTGGCTTTAAAATTTCAGGTACTGAAACCAATTCAATAGATGAAACTTTCAGAATATATTCCGGTAAATCTGCGTTTTCAAGAAATTACTGCAATGAAATAAAAATTTCTCTCGAAGAAAGCAGTTCGCCAAACAGAAAACTCGATCTGTATTTCAGGGCATATAATGATGGAGCAGCTGTAAGATATGGTATCCCTGCGCAAAAGAGCATGAGCCCGTTCATAATTTCTACAGAAGAAACCTATTTCAGCTTTGCCGGCGATTATCAGTGTTGGGCTATGAAGAAAGACCGCTTCAGGCACAGTTATGAAGGTGAATACAGAGAGTACAGGCTAAGCAATATCGATAACAAACCCGGTGATTCAACAAGTTACTTCCCGTACATAACACTTCCTCTTACTATGAAAATGAATGAAGATCTTTATGTTTGTGTTTCAGAAGCTAACATTACAAATTATCCGGGTATGCATCTTGTAAAAACATCAGGTAAAACATTAAGGTCAAAGCTTGCGCCTGATACAGTTTACAAAGATATTTCCGTAAGAGGCAGCGCTCCGGCTTTCAGCCCGTGGCGGTTATTTATTATTGGCGAAAACGCCGGCGATCTTATTGAATCAAATTTAATAATGAATTTAAATGATCCCAATAAAATTCCTGATGCAGAAAGCTGGATAAAACCCGGCAAATCTACATGGAGCTGGTGGGCTGAAGACAGGGGATTTCCCCAGGATTTCGGTTACCAGATACTTGCTACAAAAACCGTAAAATATTATATCGATTTTGCCGCCGCCAATAATTTTCAGTATGTAACCCTTGATGGCGGCTGGTACGGCTGGTTTGATGCTACTAAAGATGACGCCGTTCATGATATCACTAAATCACTGCCAGAGCTTGACCTGCCGGAAGTAACAAGGTATGCCGCATCAAAAGGAGTTGGAATTATCCTTTGGGTTGTGTGGTATGAGCTTGAAAGGCAAATGACCGAAGCTTTGAATTATTACCAATCGCTCGGTGTTAAAGGAATTAAAGTTGATTTTATGGATAGAGACGACCAGTATATGACCGATTTTTATAAAAGAACTGCCGAAGAATGCGCAGCAAGAAAGATGATTGTTACTTACCACGGAGCATATAAACCGGACGGACTTAGCAGAACTTATCCAAATATTTTAACATACGAAGGAGTGCTTGGAAATGAAAACGCAAGATGGATAACCGGCTTCCCTCACCCCAAGCATAACGTAACGCTTGCTTTTACACGTATGGTTGCAGGGCCGATGGATTATACCCCCGGTTCATTTACTAATGTTCCCGAAGAAAAGTTCGAAGGCAGGTGGCGGCACCCCATGACAAAAGGTACCCGCTGCCAGCAGCTTGCAATGCCCATTGTATATGAAACCGGCATTCAATCGCTGTGTGAATCTCCCAAAATTTATGAGATGTATCCTGAATTTGATCTTTACAGGCAGCTTCCCGGTACATGGGATTCCACAATTGTAATTGATGGTAAAATAGGGGAGTATATAATAATTGCCAGGAAATTTAAGGATTCATGGTTCATTGGCGGTATGACAAATTCTGATTCAAGAGATGTTAATTTTGGGTTAAGTTTCCTGGGCAGCGGCAGATATGACGCAATGATCTATTCTGATGCTTCAGATGGCAGCACCAATCCTGAAAAAGTCATAATTTCAAAGCTGAATACCGGTTCATCAAATAAAATAGCTCTTAAAATGGTTAAAGGGGGCGGCTTTGCCGCAATTTTTAATAAAATCAAATGA
- a CDS encoding nitroreductase family protein, protein MPIPTSRTNETAALTIDQSKCNLCGACVEVCKDFSLFIEGDKLLVSNKPLFGCMACGQCAAVCPTGAIIVDGRTLSPHDFINQPIKQVRAKYDSLLNLLVSRRSIRDFKDKEVPEELIQKILDAAVTAPMGLPPSDVGILIFSGKEKVRAFSFDFIDELKKMKKYFSPFMAALMKPFLKKADYELTKGFIAPLIDFFEKSRSSQKNYLLYDAPLAVYFYNSGYADPADPYIASTYAMLAAHSLGLGCCMIGSIAPFLKHMKALKKKYNIPRESKEGLFLIFGYPKYKYRKAIKRSFAKVDYT, encoded by the coding sequence GTGCCGATCCCGACCAGCAGGACAAATGAAACAGCTGCGCTTACTATAGATCAAAGCAAATGTAATTTATGCGGGGCATGTGTTGAAGTTTGCAAGGATTTTTCATTATTTATCGAAGGTGATAAGCTGCTTGTAAGCAATAAACCCCTTTTTGGATGTATGGCCTGCGGCCAGTGCGCCGCTGTGTGCCCTACCGGCGCAATTATTGTCGATGGCAGAACTCTTAGCCCGCATGATTTTATAAACCAGCCTATAAAACAGGTAAGAGCTAAATATGATTCTCTTCTGAACCTTCTGGTATCAAGAAGAAGCATCAGGGATTTTAAAGATAAGGAAGTACCCGAAGAGCTAATTCAGAAAATTCTTGATGCTGCTGTTACCGCGCCAATGGGATTGCCGCCTTCAGATGTAGGTATACTGATTTTCAGCGGTAAAGAAAAAGTACGAGCTTTTTCGTTTGATTTTATTGATGAACTGAAGAAGATGAAAAAATACTTTTCACCTTTTATGGCTGCCCTAATGAAACCATTTCTTAAAAAAGCTGATTATGAGCTAACCAAAGGTTTTATTGCTCCTTTGATAGATTTTTTTGAAAAAAGCAGATCCTCGCAGAAAAATTACCTGCTTTATGATGCCCCGCTGGCTGTATATTTTTATAATTCCGGTTATGCTGATCCCGCTGACCCCTATATAGCTTCAACATATGCAATGTTGGCTGCACATTCACTGGGACTCGGCTGCTGCATGATCGGGAGCATTGCGCCTTTCCTTAAACATATGAAGGCTTTAAAAAAGAAATACAACATACCCCGAGAATCTAAAGAGGGATTGTTCCTCATTTTCGGATATCCGAAATATAAATACAGAAAAGCAATAAAACGCTCATTTGCAAAAGTAGATTATACCTGA
- a CDS encoding VCBS repeat-containing protein → MKIEMNVFALKNLFFFFVFTLLLLPCGDAVSQSFTKITSGSFVNDGGASRSVNFIDYDNDGDLDLYVSNGKRFGQRSFLYQNNGGSFTRIFNTGPVNDSLPFDGSSWGDFNNDGLLDFCTVTWYDSVSVLYKNDGGGNFTYLGNSPIVTNRGFSETCSWGDYDNDGLLDIIVTNSRSNNSRNRLYKNTGNNTFVSVDSGAVFNSLGLLSRGANWVDIDNDRDIDLFIANESGAVDYMYKNNGAGYFTSVTGIPPTTSGGVSWSSSWGDYDNDGDLDLFVTNSENQKNFLFRNDGNFNFTRIVNDPIVNENGYFACSGWGDYDNDGDLDMYVTQAYGPANVPLTNCLYKNLLVESGTPSFEKITDGEIVNDLGYSYGFAWADWDADGDLDLFTARTFGENENNTAYLNNGNSNKWLIVKLSGANATNISPISSKVKVRAVLNGNPVWLIRTVEGQSGYCGQNMDLHFGLGNTAVIDSIVVEWSSGSTEVYTGVQVNQIIRIVQGTGIIGIQNNGIELPEGFDLQQNYPNPFNPETTIRFNIPAGLSENITKLVVYDITGKEVAVLANRRFLAGEYEISWEAGSNPSGIYFYVLNSDKYSITKKMILLK, encoded by the coding sequence ATGAAAATTGAGATGAACGTATTCGCCCTCAAAAATTTATTTTTCTTTTTTGTATTTACTCTGCTTTTGCTTCCTTGCGGTGATGCTGTATCGCAAAGCTTCACAAAAATAACATCAGGCTCATTTGTTAATGATGGCGGAGCATCCAGAAGCGTGAACTTTATTGATTATGATAACGATGGAGATCTTGACCTGTACGTAAGTAACGGCAAAAGGTTCGGTCAGCGCAGCTTTTTATATCAGAATAATGGCGGCAGCTTTACCCGAATCTTTAACACCGGCCCCGTTAACGACAGCCTTCCCTTTGACGGTTCAAGCTGGGGTGATTTTAACAACGACGGACTCCTGGATTTCTGCACTGTTACATGGTATGATTCCGTAAGCGTTCTGTATAAAAATGATGGCGGCGGTAATTTTACCTACCTTGGTAATTCACCAATAGTAACCAACCGCGGATTTTCAGAAACATGCAGCTGGGGAGATTATGATAATGACGGTTTACTTGATATAATAGTAACCAACAGCAGGTCAAATAATTCACGGAACAGGCTTTATAAAAATACAGGAAATAATACTTTTGTAAGTGTGGATTCAGGAGCTGTGTTTAACAGTCTTGGTCTTCTTTCAAGGGGAGCCAACTGGGTAGATATTGATAATGACCGTGATATTGATCTTTTCATCGCAAATGAATCAGGAGCTGTTGATTATATGTATAAAAATAACGGAGCCGGGTACTTTACTTCTGTTACAGGCATTCCGCCCACAACAAGCGGAGGTGTTTCATGGAGCTCAAGCTGGGGAGATTATGATAATGACGGTGATCTCGATCTCTTTGTAACAAATTCTGAAAATCAAAAGAATTTTCTTTTCAGAAATGACGGTAATTTTAATTTTACACGTATTGTAAATGATCCCATTGTTAATGAAAATGGTTATTTTGCCTGCTCAGGCTGGGGAGATTATGATAATGACGGCGATCTTGATATGTATGTTACCCAGGCTTACGGTCCCGCCAATGTACCGCTTACAAACTGTCTGTATAAAAATCTTTTGGTTGAATCAGGTACTCCTTCATTTGAGAAGATAACTGATGGCGAAATTGTTAATGATCTTGGATATTCATACGGTTTTGCCTGGGCTGACTGGGATGCTGATGGCGACCTGGATCTTTTTACTGCAAGGACTTTCGGAGAAAATGAAAACAACACAGCATACTTAAATAACGGAAATTCAAATAAATGGCTCATAGTAAAATTATCAGGGGCAAATGCAACTAATATCTCTCCTATATCGTCTAAAGTAAAAGTAAGGGCAGTGCTAAACGGAAATCCTGTATGGCTGATCAGAACTGTTGAAGGGCAGTCAGGTTATTGCGGGCAGAATATGGACCTGCATTTTGGTCTCGGTAACACAGCAGTTATAGATAGTATTGTTGTTGAATGGTCTTCCGGCAGCACTGAAGTTTATACAGGCGTACAGGTGAACCAGATAATACGCATTGTTCAGGGAACAGGTATAATCGGTATCCAGAATAACGGAATTGAGCTGCCGGAAGGCTTTGATCTTCAGCAGAACTATCCGAACCCTTTTAATCCCGAAACTACTATAAGGTTCAATATTCCGGCGGGATTGAGTGAAAATATTACTAAGCTTGTTGTATATGATATAACCGGCAAAGAAGTTGCCGTTTTGGCTAACCGCCGGTTTTTGGCCGGTGAATATGAAATTAGCTGGGAAGCCGGCAGCAATCCCAGCGGGATTTATTTTTATGTGCTAAATAGTGATAAATATTCCATAACCAAAAAAATGATCCTGCTTAAATGA
- the mtaB gene encoding tRNA (N(6)-L-threonylcarbamoyladenosine(37)-C(2))-methylthiotransferase MtaB — translation MAKSVSLHTLGCKLNYSETSTLAGKFHSNGFNLKEYGEASDIFVLNTCSVTENADKECRQIIRSVLNRNPETYIIVTGCYAQLQPNEIAEIHGVDLVLGANEKFRLFDYINGFEKKDLSCVFTSPADEITNLDYAYSSDVESRTRAFLKIQDGCDYNCSFCTIPLARGKSRSLPVNTVIENAIKLLDLGYKEIVLTGVNTGDYTYQNGTPKVNKLADILYELEKLNIPRIRISSIEPNLLNDEIIELTGSSDKFCKHFHIPLQSGDPDTLKLMRRRYNRDFYEGLIEKLNSKIPGIGIGVDVIIGFPGETAERFGNTLSFLENLQISYLHVFTYSERRNTYAVTLPGRVEMKDRKERSRILRELSNKKKMQFYSVNKGKKHKVLFETAKEDDHIYGFTDNYIKVRTKHKAELENKITDFEITGSENYMFAEGKII, via the coding sequence ATGGCTAAATCTGTATCATTACATACTCTGGGCTGCAAGCTAAACTACTCAGAAACATCGACGTTAGCGGGAAAATTCCATTCAAACGGGTTTAACCTGAAGGAATACGGCGAGGCTTCTGATATATTTGTGCTTAACACATGCAGCGTTACTGAAAATGCCGATAAGGAATGCAGGCAGATAATAAGAAGTGTGCTTAACAGGAATCCGGAAACTTATATTATTGTAACAGGATGTTATGCACAGCTTCAGCCGAATGAAATAGCGGAAATTCACGGAGTAGACCTTGTACTTGGTGCCAATGAAAAATTCAGATTGTTTGATTACATTAACGGTTTTGAAAAGAAGGATCTTTCTTGTGTATTTACATCACCTGCAGATGAGATAACAAACCTGGATTATGCGTATTCAAGCGATGTTGAATCAAGAACGCGGGCATTCCTAAAGATACAGGATGGCTGTGATTATAACTGTTCATTCTGCACCATCCCGCTTGCCCGCGGAAAGTCCAGAAGCCTGCCGGTAAATACTGTAATAGAAAATGCCATAAAGTTACTGGATCTTGGCTACAAAGAAATAGTACTTACAGGGGTTAATACCGGTGACTATACTTATCAGAACGGAACACCGAAAGTAAATAAGCTGGCAGATATACTTTATGAGCTTGAAAAGCTTAACATTCCCAGGATACGGATAAGCTCTATTGAACCAAACCTTTTGAATGACGAGATCATCGAACTTACAGGCTCATCGGATAAATTCTGCAAACATTTCCATATTCCGCTTCAAAGCGGCGATCCGGATACATTAAAGCTGATGAGAAGAAGGTATAACAGGGATTTCTATGAGGGCTTAATAGAAAAATTAAATTCTAAAATTCCGGGTATTGGCATAGGCGTTGATGTTATTATAGGTTTCCCGGGTGAAACCGCTGAACGTTTCGGGAATACTTTAAGCTTCCTTGAAAACCTGCAGATAAGCTACCTGCATGTATTCACATATTCTGAACGCAGGAATACTTATGCTGTAACTTTGCCCGGCAGGGTTGAAATGAAAGACAGGAAAGAACGAAGCAGGATATTGAGAGAGCTTTCCAATAAGAAGAAGATGCAGTTTTATTCAGTTAACAAAGGGAAAAAACATAAGGTCCTTTTTGAAACTGCCAAAGAAGATGACCACATATACGGATTCACGGATAACTACATAAAAGTAAGAACAAAGCATAAGGCTGAACTTGAAAATAAAATTACAGATTTTGAAATAACAGGTTCAGAAAATTATATGTTTGCTGAAGGAAAAATAATTTAA